Proteins from a genomic interval of Methanohalophilus levihalophilus:
- a CDS encoding adenylate kinase family protein, with protein sequence MFIALTGTPGTGKTSVTDVLENSYGYRVIHLNDVIKSERLFEEVDEDRDCVLAEMDMIANYLEGQSSDKDIIIVDSHLSHHFAQQCIVLRTAPSDLRTRLLSRGYRDRKVEENVEAECLDVILVEAVEMCEDVFEVETTGRHSTDVAKDIHGIVTAISSGSSPDSRFSPGSFNWIEEIL encoded by the coding sequence ATGTTTATTGCTCTTACAGGCACTCCCGGTACCGGCAAGACGTCAGTTACTGATGTTCTTGAAAATAGCTATGGTTACCGGGTGATCCATCTAAACGATGTCATAAAGAGCGAACGTCTTTTTGAAGAAGTGGATGAAGACAGGGATTGCGTACTTGCGGAGATGGATATGATAGCCAACTATCTGGAAGGGCAGTCTTCAGACAAGGATATTATAATAGTAGATAGCCATCTGTCGCATCATTTCGCACAGCAATGCATTGTCTTAAGAACAGCACCTTCTGATCTAAGAACACGTCTGCTTTCCCGTGGCTATAGAGATCGTAAAGTCGAAGAGAACGTGGAAGCCGAATGTCTTGATGTCATTCTGGTTGAAGCGGTTGAGATGTGCGAAGATGTCTTTGAGGTAGAAACTACGGGGAGACATTCAACTGATGTAGCAAAGGATATTCACGGGATTGTAACTGCAATTTCTTCAGGTTCTTCTCCTGATTCAAGGTTTTCTCCGGGATCCTTCAACTGGATTGAGGAGATCCTCTGA
- a CDS encoding nicotinamide-nucleotide adenylyltransferase, whose translation MQLKRAFYIGRFQPFHNGHYSVINNIEKEFDELIIGIGSAQRSHEVADPFTAGERIMMIRHSLEDTDILHYAVPIDDIQQNSVWVSYVTSRTPPFDVVYSNNPLILQLFEEAGIETRTPPMFHRQKYSGTEIRKLMLEGEDWRKLVPGPVVDVIDEIDGVERLRNISRSDA comes from the coding sequence ATGCAACTAAAAAGGGCTTTCTATATCGGGCGATTCCAACCGTTTCACAACGGCCACTATTCCGTCATCAATAATATAGAAAAAGAATTTGATGAGCTTATTATCGGAATAGGAAGCGCCCAAAGAAGCCATGAAGTTGCCGATCCTTTTACCGCTGGCGAACGCATAATGATGATTCGGCACTCCCTCGAGGATACGGATATACTTCATTATGCAGTTCCAATCGATGATATCCAGCAGAACTCTGTCTGGGTATCATATGTTACTTCCAGAACACCACCTTTTGATGTGGTTTATTCTAACAATCCCCTTATACTCCAGCTATTCGAAGAAGCTGGAATAGAAACACGAACTCCACCAATGTTCCACCGCCAGAAATATTCAGGAACAGAAATTCGCAAGCTGATGCTTGAGGGAGAAGACTGGAGAAAACTTGTTCCCGGCCCTGTTGTTGATGTTATTGACGAAATTGACGGTGTTGAACGCCTGCGAAATATTTCACGCAGCGATGCATAA
- a CDS encoding anthranilate synthase component II: MGINVVFIDNRDSFVWNLVDAFSILGVETKVVPNTVTVEEIRSLSPDAIVVSPGPGRPDNSRDIGNCLEVIREFAPKVPILGVCLGHQAINETFGGHTSRAQCGPIHGKTSEVYHKESALFDGVPSPFTGGRYHSLAISALAPPLEVIAETPDGTIMAVKHKDYLTFGVQFHPESVLMEEGLKIIENFISIAQSGHNP, encoded by the coding sequence GCCTTTTCGATACTAGGGGTGGAAACAAAAGTGGTTCCAAACACAGTCACAGTTGAAGAGATTAGAAGCCTTTCACCGGATGCCATCGTAGTATCTCCAGGTCCCGGGAGACCTGACAATTCCAGGGATATAGGCAATTGTCTTGAAGTTATCCGGGAATTTGCACCGAAAGTTCCGATTTTGGGCGTTTGTCTCGGACATCAGGCAATCAATGAAACATTTGGAGGCCACACTTCCAGAGCACAATGTGGTCCCATCCACGGAAAAACATCCGAAGTTTACCATAAAGAGTCTGCATTATTTGACGGTGTCCCAAGCCCTTTTACAGGTGGAAGGTATCACTCCCTTGCAATTTCTGCGCTTGCTCCCCCTCTGGAAGTCATTGCAGAAACTCCTGATGGTACAATCATGGCTGTGAAACACAAGGATTACCTTACATTTGGTGTCCAGTTTCATCCGGAATCGGTTCTCATGGAAGAAGGCCTGAAAATCATCGAAAATTTCATATCAATTGCCCAATCCGGGCACAACCCTTAA
- the fpoF gene encoding F420H2 dehydrogenase subunit FpoF, with protein sequence MVHPKIAEVIEFDVCTACGACVSSCPAGAITMGKKAEIRDPDNLELFEYGAAPNVCEGCLTCGRLCPVIDGYVEDEFANVRSFFGAKSDVEGQDGGVTAAIVRSLFNKGEIDCVASISRNEKWETEVEVFTKGDDFLRAKGTKYTYDSVLSMLSGPFKEYDRIAVVGVPCQAHGARLISENVNDKIVLNLGLLCMESFYHDTFTEKIIPEIMGLKAEDVVKFDFGKGKFWAYTKDGEEHNVKIAEVAPHARNPCHHCCDYTAVSADISLGSVGTPDGWNSVLIRTEVGEKYFNMVKDELEIMEDPKPGMDLIAKLAGMKHGNNSEHYLEVCEKFSFDECGIR encoded by the coding sequence ATGGTTCATCCAAAAATTGCAGAAGTCATTGAATTCGACGTCTGCACCGCCTGTGGGGCATGTGTTTCATCATGCCCTGCCGGGGCCATCACCATGGGCAAAAAGGCGGAAATCCGTGACCCGGATAATCTGGAACTTTTCGAATATGGTGCAGCTCCAAATGTCTGCGAAGGATGTCTTACATGCGGTCGTCTCTGCCCCGTCATTGACGGGTATGTTGAAGACGAGTTTGCAAATGTGAGGAGTTTCTTCGGAGCAAAAAGTGACGTAGAAGGACAGGATGGTGGAGTTACTGCTGCAATCGTCCGTTCGTTGTTCAACAAAGGCGAAATTGACTGTGTGGCATCCATTAGCCGAAATGAGAAATGGGAAACTGAAGTTGAAGTATTCACCAAAGGTGATGATTTCCTGAGAGCAAAAGGAACCAAATACACATATGATTCCGTACTTTCAATGCTCAGTGGTCCATTTAAAGAATACGACAGGATAGCAGTTGTAGGAGTACCCTGCCAGGCACATGGCGCACGCCTGATTTCAGAAAACGTCAATGATAAAATTGTCCTAAACCTTGGCCTGCTTTGCATGGAAAGTTTCTACCATGACACATTCACCGAGAAAATTATTCCGGAAATTATGGGCCTTAAGGCAGAAGATGTAGTGAAGTTCGACTTCGGAAAGGGTAAATTCTGGGCATACACCAAAGACGGTGAAGAGCACAATGTGAAAATCGCAGAAGTGGCTCCACATGCAAGGAACCCCTGTCACCACTGCTGTGACTACACAGCTGTTTCCGCAGACATATCCCTTGGATCTGTTGGTACTCCCGACGGCTGGAACAGTGTGTTGATACGTACTGAAGTTGGAGAAAAATACTTCAATATGGTTAAGGACGAGCTTGAGATCATGGAGGATCCAAAACCTGGAATGGATCTCATTGCAAAACTTGCCGGCATGAAACACGGCAATAACTCCGAACACTATCTTGAAGTCTGTGAAAAATTCTCCTTTGACGAATGCGGCATCAGATGA